Genomic segment of Microtus ochrogaster isolate Prairie Vole_2 unplaced genomic scaffold, MicOch1.0 UNK81, whole genome shotgun sequence:
cttttttatgtgtataaatgcttTCCCCACGTGTATGACCACCTCACGTGTGCCCGGTGCCtattgaggcaggaagagggcgTCGTGTCTGCTAagactggagtttcaggtggctGTGAatcatgtgggcgctgggaaccgagcccaggtcctctgcaagagccacagcactgctaaccactgagccatctctccagcccctggcctattttttttttgattgacaTGTATTAATTTGTGGATGTGCAGAAGGCAGAAGGTGACTGGCAAGGGTTGGTTATGTCCTCCCACTCTGGCTCATCCAGCTTGGCACAGTTACTCCccacactgagccatcctgctccTGTGGACTGCACTTCCGGCTACATGCATGTGCCCTGGACGTGTGGCTCTGTTCTCACCTTTCTAGACAATAAAGACACGggccccttcctctcccccacctctcatGTGTCCTGGGACCCTCTTAACCCCTGTTATATAAGCCCAGATATTAATTGCCATGTAGGCACCCCTTCCTGTgggtttccttcctccatcctgccTCCCGTCCTGCCCCTGCACGGTCCTCCCTACTCCATGCTCCCACGACTTGAGCTCATATTCCTCCCGCCGCCGTTGGTATTTCTAACAGAACCAGCCCAGGGCGCTGCTGTGCACATTTTTTGGAATGAAGAACTGAAGACGGCCTCCTCTTACAGGCCGGCTTCCAAGATTACAccttcttctgctcctttccAACTCTATGACCTCCAAGGTAAGGAGACAGCTGAGCCTGCCCTGAGGAATGGCCTCTCATGCCCAGATTAAAGGTCCAAGGGCTGCTGGGTCTCTATCACTCTCTCTGCACCTGTAATCCACGGATATCTCCAGATTGTACTCCTCAGCTTCCCCTCCGTGACCCCACCCACAGTGTGTTACTACCACACGTCCCTGCTGCTCATCCACGCTTCCTTCTACCACCCCTTCAcacgcaccccacccccactagctctccatccacccaccactcacctgtctgtttgtctgtctgcccaTCTCCCCCTACTACCTCCCTAGGCTCTGCCTCTCCGCTCAGGAATGGCATCGATGCAGCCGGCAGCCCCACTCCTGTTCCCAAGCTGCGTGTCATCTAGTGGGCCAtgcctcccccagccccagccaaCAACCCCTGTTTACCAAGAGAAAGTGgccaagccatctcctcagacccAGAATGAGTCCTGTCTGCCAAGGGAGCTGGCAGCACCACCATCACGGCAGGTGCCCCGCCTGAGGGCCGTGGTGGAGAGCCAGGCCTTCAAGAACATCCTGGTAGATGAAATGGACATGATGGTCTCGCGGGCGGCCACCGTCATCCAAGCCAACTGGAAGGGCTACCGGCTGCGGCAGAAACTGATCTCACAGATGACAGCAGCCAAGGCTATCCAGGAGGCCTGGCGCCGCTTCAGCACGCGCCGGCTGATGCGCTCCAACAAGCTGACTGTAAGGAAAgccaagaaggaagaggaggacgaCATCCCCTACCACCCTCCACAGCAGGTGCGCTTCCATGCCCCGGAGGACCAGCCGCCAGTCATGGTGAGCAAGGAGACTCAGTTCCCGTCCTCCGACAACCTGGTCCCttcacacagcacagcagcaggtCCCTGTGCCGGTGGAGCCCCCAGGGGTGGCCTCATGCCACAGCAGCCTGTGACTGGCAGATTCACAGGTCCCAAATATCCACCCTGCATGTTGACCAAGTCTGTCAGGAGCTCCTGTCTCGTCAGGCACTTGGAAGGGGACAGCATGAAGAGCCGGCACGCGGCTTCCAGGACCATCAAGTCGGGGACCCCAGAGTTAACAGCGTCAGCGAGATATGGCCAGGCCATCCATGCAACCCTGAAAACCCAGACCCAGGTCCACATTGAAGCAGATGTCCCCAAGGCCCCACTGCATATGTATCCAGTGAACAAAACTCCTACCAAGGTGTGCTCAGTGGCCCTGGCCACAGTGGCTACAGTGGCCACAGCACCCAAGGGTCCACTGCAGACCTACCCCACATCTTCAGGGACGGTCATGAAGATGCAGCCACCAAGCTGCCCGACCTCCCCGGAGACCAGGCCCCTGGCTCATGTACGACCCAACCCTTCATTCTCTAGCACTCTACCCCAGGTGCACTCTGTGGTCCCCATGGCCAGGGCACAGCCCCCAGGATCTGGTGTGACCTCCACAGTCAAGGCTTCACCACGCCTAGGGGCTTCTGTCAATAGGGGCCCACTTCAGACTGGCTCTGGTCCCATGATGGCAAAAACTTCACCCCAGATGCGTTCAGTGACCAGAAGTCAACCTCAGACATCTGCGGCGTCTCCTTCATCCAAAGCCTCCTCCCAGCCAAGCCCTGCAGTCAAACTCTCCCCTCAGACTCGCCTGGCAGCCATGATAACCAAGACCCCAGCTCAGATACGCTCTGTGGCTGCTGTGCTCAGGACCCTGTGTCTGGTCCCTACAGTGACAGCCTCAAGTCCCAAGGGTTCACCCCAAACTTCAGTGGTTGCTGGAATTCCCAACGCCCCATCCCAGGTTCACCTGAGCAACCCAAAGGCCAAGGTCACTGTTAGCACCAAGCAGACCACTGCGGTCGTCAAGGTGACTTCTCAGGCGTACTTGGCTGAGGAGAAGGGCAGGTGTGGACCCCACGGACATCTAGGCACTGTAACTCCTAAACTTCCAGCCAAGTCTCCATTGGAAGTAGAGAAGATGAAGCCTGGGCCCCCAAGGGCACCCAAGAAGGAAGCATCTCCCAAGACTAACATGGCCATTGTAGCCAGGGCTCTGTCTTGGACAAAAGTGGCAGAAGACAGGAACAGACCGTTGACTCAGAcccagcagaaggcagaggttGTGAAGGTGCACTCCAGGGTGTATATGCCTGAAGAGATGACCGTGACCCTGTCCCAGGCCCAGCTGGCTGTCCCCCTGACCAAGGCTACCTCCCAAGCCCAGCCACTCCCTGGCCACCCAGGGCCCCTGCCAGCCTCACCCCTTTCTAAAGCCGTATTGCAGTCTTGTGTGTCACCTGGGCTGGCCACGGGCCTACCTGAGGGACAGTGCTCACCCGTAGGTCCCTCTGCTGCCCTGTCCTCCTTGCCCCTGGCCGCACACCTGATGTCACTAACAACCCAGCTCCACCCTGCTGGTGAACAGAACAGTTCCATGTCCCGAGCTCCTCTGGCCACGTCGTGTCCAGCCACAGGCTCCCCTCAGGCACGCTCCCTGGGGCTGATCTTCGTCCCCCCTGAAGGATACCCAAACACATGTC
This window contains:
- the Iqcn gene encoding IQ domain-containing protein N; amino-acid sequence: MLPRLELIFLPPPLVFLTEPAQGAAVHIFWNEELKTASSYRPASKITPSSAPFQLYDLQGMASMQPAAPLLFPSCVSSSGPCLPQPQPTTPVYQEKVAKPSPQTQNESCLPRELAAPPSRQVPRLRAVVESQAFKNILVDEMDMMVSRAATVIQANWKGYRLRQKLISQMTAAKAIQEAWRRFSTRRLMRSNKLTVRKAKKEEEDDIPYHPPQQVRFHAPEDQPPVMVSKETQFPSSDNLVPSHSTAAGPCAGGAPRGGLMPQQPVTGRFTGPKYPPCMLTKSVRSSCLVRHLEGDSMKSRHAASRTIKSGTPELTASARYGQAIHATLKTQTQVHIEADVPKAPLHMYPVNKTPTKVCSVALATVATVATAPKGPLQTYPTSSGTVMKMQPPSCPTSPETRPLAHVRPNPSFSSTLPQVHSVVPMARAQPPGSGVTSTVKASPRLGASVNRGPLQTGSGPMMAKTSPQMRSVTRSQPQTSAASPSSKASSQPSPAVKLSPQTRLAAMITKTPAQIRSVAAVLRTLCLVPTVTASSPKGSPQTSVVAGIPNAPSQVHLSNPKAKVTVSTKQTTAVVKVTSQAYLAEEKGRCGPHGHLGTVTPKLPAKSPLEVEKMKPGPPRAPKKEASPKTNMAIVARALSWTKVAEDRNRPLTQTQQKAEVVKVHSRVYMPEEMTVTLSQAQLAVPLTKATSQAQPLPGHPGPLPASPLSKATCQVCPPSKLSKAPSLAQLITCLARVPSQAHLPMGLVKAQSQAQLTSETSKCLLAAHPATDLSGKAQSQPLLSTSKPSVQFWQYFGTLNTGPRAKPDDKSMTQPQLQSHVQNKATQNPRSVATDTQGMQVPLLTPSGHPVCNGESWGDSGQAQTPPPPPMPSQAVSCHEDLAASMASLCADLVTMLGSTEDLRTLLAKTLSQGEVRTALSQALSREVLGPSVVKALPQGMLGMALMKALSWGELGISLSRALSRGELLPELSKATQGKLAEVLCKALTEDERATLSQALCQGELGAVFTQSLAQMAQRTGTFLPKATSKTVGSRMTTAPAPVEVACSGSLSVAWGPALGPVRARCSKGPVDAGLAAGQSWNSKVPNVSARATASAGPPQGPWHPSRGHRPWDPLGAEAALDHKPSAELLVSIRTMEKVVLEAVVTIQACARGYLVRRTVKLWHQWATVIQATWRGYRVRRNLARLLRATTIIQAAWRGYCTRRDRAHQVLLPTMWPEHRGRAQGTSDTKNSSEHRCFLSCQPNVCSVCQALGPQVASPPSVVMLVGSQPRTCHMCGHTLSTRVVQGFGQGISGQSGSRWAVPPAQCPLLSQQHRAATLIQAAWKGYRTRRQLSQQQSAAKMVQATWRGHYTRSCLTTDALLGTGSPWNISRETSRRTSRAYSLHWPGV